The following proteins are encoded in a genomic region of Pseudomonas sp. Os17:
- a CDS encoding LLM class flavin-dependent oxidoreductase: protein MSRSTRQLKLGAFLMATGHHVAAWRHPQVPAQAGLDFAVYKELAQIAEAARFDALFVADSLAAPTGTIASRMARSDYFEPLTLLSALAAVTERIGLIATTTTSYNVPYHVARKFASLDHLSGGRAGWNLVTSDNAAEAQNFGRDEHFGHAERYRRAREFHQVVTGLWDSWEDDAFVRNKASGEYFDPNKQHLLDHRGEFFQVQGPLNVPRPPQGYPVIVQAGSSESGRDLAAQTAEVVFTAQPSRAAAQAFYADLKGRLKQYDRSTESLKIMPGVFVVVGDSESQAREKFESFQVLVEPEVGVALLGRMLGNFDLSGYPLDGPLPQLPLTESGQQSRQQLLTELAGKDNLTLAQLGRKIAGGRGHYSLIGTPAQIADELQAWFEEGAADGFNVLVPHLPGGLRDFAAGVIPELQRRGLFRTEYEGRTLRENLGLERPQNQFV, encoded by the coding sequence ATGTCTCGTTCCACTCGCCAGCTCAAGCTCGGCGCCTTTCTCATGGCCACCGGTCACCACGTTGCCGCCTGGCGTCATCCGCAGGTGCCGGCCCAGGCAGGACTGGACTTTGCGGTCTATAAAGAACTGGCGCAGATCGCCGAGGCCGCGCGCTTCGACGCGCTGTTCGTCGCCGACAGCCTGGCAGCGCCGACCGGCACCATCGCCAGCCGCATGGCCCGTTCCGATTACTTCGAACCCTTGACCTTGCTGTCTGCCCTGGCGGCCGTGACCGAGCGGATAGGGCTTATTGCCACTACCACTACGAGCTATAACGTACCGTACCACGTAGCACGTAAATTCGCTTCGCTGGACCATCTTTCAGGGGGTCGGGCGGGGTGGAACCTGGTGACGTCGGACAATGCCGCCGAAGCGCAGAATTTCGGGCGGGATGAACATTTCGGGCATGCCGAACGGTATCGCAGGGCCCGGGAATTCCATCAGGTGGTGACCGGGTTGTGGGACAGCTGGGAGGACGACGCCTTTGTCCGGAACAAGGCCAGTGGCGAGTATTTCGACCCGAACAAGCAGCATTTACTGGATCATCGCGGCGAATTCTTCCAGGTCCAAGGGCCCTTGAATGTGCCGCGCCCACCCCAGGGTTACCCGGTGATCGTGCAGGCCGGCTCCTCGGAAAGTGGCCGCGACCTGGCGGCGCAGACGGCCGAGGTGGTGTTCACCGCGCAACCGTCCCGGGCCGCCGCACAAGCCTTTTATGCGGACCTGAAAGGGCGTCTCAAGCAGTACGATCGTAGTACGGAATCGCTGAAAATCATGCCCGGAGTGTTCGTGGTGGTGGGCGACAGCGAAAGCCAGGCCCGGGAGAAGTTCGAATCGTTCCAGGTACTGGTGGAGCCCGAAGTGGGGGTGGCCCTGCTCGGACGGATGCTGGGCAATTTCGATTTGTCCGGTTATCCGCTGGATGGACCTTTGCCGCAGTTGCCCCTGACCGAGAGCGGTCAGCAAAGCCGCCAGCAGTTGCTCACCGAACTGGCCGGCAAGGACAACCTGACCCTGGCTCAGCTGGGGCGCAAGATTGCCGGCGGGCGTGGGCACTACAGCCTGATCGGTACGCCCGCGCAGATTGCCGACGAACTGCAGGCCTGGTTCGAGGAGGGCGCGGCTGATGGCTTCAATGTGCTGGTGCCCCACCTGCCGGGCGGCCTGCGGGATTTTGCGGCGGGGGTGATTCCGGAACTGCAGCGGCGCGGGCTGTTCAGAACAGAATACGAGGGCCGCACGCTGCGCGAGAACCTGGGGCTGGAGCGGCCGCAGAATCAGTTTGTGTAA
- the mgrA gene encoding L-glyceraldehyde 3-phosphate reductase, translated as MTYIAAENRYDSIPYRRVGRSGLVLPALSLGLWHNFGDSTPIDTQRALLRTAFDLGINHFDLANNYGPPYGSAEINFGRLLREDFKAYRDELIISSKAGWDMWPGPYGQGGGSRKYVLASLDQSLQRLGLDYVDIFYSHRFDPDTPLEETASALASAVQQGKALYIGISSYSGAKTREIAALLKEWKVPLLIHQPAYNMLNRWVEKDLLETTDELGVGVIAFTPLAQGLLTDKYLNGIPEDARVNRPGGGSLQASHLSEANLAHVRALNEIARNRGQSLAQLALAWTLRDPRVTSALIGASRPEQIVENVGALQNLSFSVEELAQIDHFAKEGRINLWEKPSLAE; from the coding sequence ATGACTTATATCGCTGCCGAAAATCGCTACGACTCCATCCCTTATCGCCGTGTCGGCCGCAGTGGCCTGGTGCTGCCGGCGCTGTCCCTGGGGCTTTGGCACAACTTCGGTGACAGCACGCCGATCGACACCCAGCGTGCCCTGTTGCGCACGGCCTTTGACCTGGGGATCAATCACTTCGACCTGGCCAACAACTATGGCCCGCCCTATGGCAGCGCCGAGATCAATTTCGGTCGTCTGTTGCGGGAGGACTTCAAGGCCTATCGCGATGAGCTGATCATCTCCAGCAAGGCCGGCTGGGACATGTGGCCCGGGCCTTACGGCCAGGGCGGCGGTTCGCGCAAATATGTGCTGGCCAGCCTCGACCAGAGCCTGCAGCGCCTGGGCCTGGACTATGTGGATATCTTTTATTCCCACCGCTTCGACCCGGATACGCCGCTGGAGGAAACCGCCAGCGCCCTGGCCAGCGCGGTGCAGCAGGGCAAGGCCTTGTACATCGGCATTTCCTCCTATTCCGGGGCCAAGACCCGGGAAATCGCCGCGTTGCTCAAGGAGTGGAAAGTGCCGCTGCTGATCCATCAGCCGGCTTACAACATGCTCAATCGTTGGGTGGAGAAGGACCTGCTGGAGACCACCGATGAGCTGGGCGTGGGGGTGATCGCCTTTACTCCCCTGGCTCAGGGGCTGCTCACCGATAAATACCTCAATGGCATTCCCGAGGATGCGCGGGTCAATCGTCCGGGTGGAGGCTCGCTGCAGGCTTCGCACCTGTCCGAGGCCAATCTGGCCCATGTGCGGGCCCTCAACGAGATCGCCAGGAACCGCGGCCAGAGCCTGGCGCAACTGGCCCTGGCCTGGACCTTGCGCGATCCGCGGGTGACTTCGGCCTTGATCGGTGCCAGCCGTCCCGAGCAGATCGTCGAGAACGTCGGGGCCTTGCAGAACCTGAGTTTCAGTGTGGAGGAGCTGGCGCAAATCGATCATTTCGCCAAGGAGGGGCGGATCAACCTGTGGGAAAAACCGTCGTTGGCGGAGTAA
- a CDS encoding HlyD family secretion protein — MEQSNQTQNAILQAAHEMEKPRKRSKRPVIAGAIALTLVAVGVAWVLMAPSTETTDDAYIAADATSVAPRVHGLVTEVLVKDHQNVTAGQPLVRINSEEFDSRVTLAAGDLADNQAQVALAEAALKIQQAEQRLADTRVLAARTSIRTTQAESKRADAERNRFDTLVTTGAVARNEVEKYSTQAISAEQGHAYAQAMLQVAENDLAVTTAQRERLQAQLQMAKARVVSAQARLELAQQDLRHTTVHAPMDGTVGNRQVQVGDYVQPGSRLLTLVPLHDLYVLANFKETQTQHMSPGQSTRIKIDALPGVSLVGTVESLAPGSGSTFALLPFEPGTGNFTKIVQRVPVRIRFNADQSGLERLRPGLSVTAKVDLDNPGEGAVASTRTTLKVSSNASATVQ; from the coding sequence CAGACTCAGAACGCCATCCTGCAAGCCGCACACGAGATGGAAAAGCCGCGCAAGCGCTCCAAGCGCCCCGTGATCGCCGGCGCTATCGCCCTGACACTGGTGGCGGTCGGGGTGGCCTGGGTACTGATGGCGCCTTCGACCGAAACCACCGACGACGCCTACATTGCCGCCGATGCAACCTCCGTCGCGCCGCGAGTCCACGGCCTGGTCACCGAGGTGCTGGTCAAGGACCACCAAAACGTCACCGCCGGCCAGCCCCTGGTACGCATCAATAGCGAGGAATTCGACAGCCGGGTGACCCTGGCCGCCGGCGACCTGGCCGACAATCAGGCCCAGGTGGCCCTGGCCGAGGCGGCGCTGAAGATTCAACAAGCCGAACAGCGCCTGGCCGACACCCGCGTCCTCGCAGCCCGCACGTCGATCCGCACCACCCAGGCCGAGTCCAAACGCGCCGACGCCGAGCGCAACCGTTTCGACACCCTGGTCACCACCGGAGCCGTGGCGCGCAACGAAGTGGAGAAATACAGCACCCAGGCCATCTCCGCCGAACAAGGCCACGCCTACGCCCAGGCCATGCTGCAAGTGGCGGAAAACGACCTGGCGGTGACCACAGCCCAACGCGAACGCCTGCAAGCACAGCTGCAGATGGCCAAGGCCAGGGTGGTGAGCGCCCAGGCCCGACTCGAACTGGCGCAGCAGGACCTGCGCCACACCACCGTCCATGCGCCAATGGACGGCACCGTCGGCAATCGGCAGGTCCAGGTGGGTGATTACGTGCAACCCGGCTCGCGCCTGCTGACCCTGGTGCCGCTGCACGACCTCTATGTACTGGCCAATTTCAAGGAAACCCAGACCCAGCACATGTCCCCCGGCCAGTCGACCCGGATCAAGATCGATGCCCTGCCGGGGGTGAGCCTCGTCGGCACCGTGGAAAGCCTGGCACCGGGTTCGGGTTCGACCTTCGCCCTGCTGCCCTTCGAGCCGGGCACCGGCAACTTCACCAAGATCGTGCAGCGGGTTCCGGTACGCATCCGCTTCAATGCCGATCAATCCGGCCTCGAACGCCTGCGGCCGGGCCTGTCGGTCACGGCAAAAGTCGATCTGGACAACCCGGGGGAAGGCGCCGTGGCCAGCACCCGGACCACGCTCAAGGTGAGCAGCAACGCGTCCGCAACGGTGCAATGA